The following proteins are co-located in the Methanobacterium aggregans genome:
- the sepS gene encoding O-phosphoserine--tRNA ligase: MKRKEIVRLAKRDFEKAWIETAKTLKKPHHDQEYPRLHFKTGKSHMLYDTIAELRQAYMKLGFDETVNPVFIDEEQIYKQFGPEAPAVLDRCFYLAGLPRPDIGIGMDKIERIEGLGVKLTEEKVQGLKDVFRGYKKGDTSGDDLVLEVSSALDVENDLGLRVLERVFPELRELTPVANQTTLRSHMTSGWFVTLSSIHDKTKLPLKLFSIDRCFRREQREDSSHLMTYHSASCVWMDDEVSLDVGMAVSESLLEHFGFEKFRFQPDEKKSKYYVPGTQTEVYGYHPKLREWVEVATFGMYSPIALAKYGIDKDVMNLGVGAERIAMILHNQADVREMVYPQTYGSWSFTDRELATMLRINYYPATTDGRALMNSILETWTENGDADSPCEFTVFKGEFLGKDIEVVAVEPESGTKLLGPASMNSIHIQDGNIIGVPEGGDVQDEAALKAVENGVNTNIRYINGLAANAAYKIEEMVVSGAEEVSLRTTISRSISDINLRLDEVALNYITGKNKVIDVRGPTFSTLNCKIIE; the protein is encoded by the coding sequence TTGAAAAGAAAGGAAATAGTAAGACTTGCAAAGAGAGATTTTGAAAAGGCATGGATTGAAACTGCTAAAACTCTCAAAAAACCCCATCATGACCAGGAGTATCCAAGACTGCACTTCAAAACAGGCAAAAGTCATATGCTCTACGATACCATAGCAGAGCTCCGTCAGGCCTACATGAAGCTTGGATTCGATGAAACAGTAAACCCTGTTTTTATAGACGAGGAACAGATCTACAAACAGTTCGGACCAGAGGCACCGGCAGTTCTTGACCGCTGTTTTTACCTTGCAGGACTTCCAAGGCCAGATATAGGTATTGGGATGGATAAGATTGAACGGATCGAGGGTCTTGGAGTTAAACTCACTGAGGAAAAGGTTCAGGGACTTAAAGATGTTTTCAGAGGGTACAAGAAGGGAGATACCAGTGGTGACGACCTTGTACTGGAGGTTTCATCTGCCCTTGACGTTGAAAACGATCTTGGACTCAGGGTTCTTGAAAGGGTTTTTCCAGAGCTCAGGGAACTGACACCAGTTGCAAATCAGACAACACTGCGCTCCCACATGACATCAGGATGGTTCGTAACCTTGAGCTCCATACACGATAAAACCAAACTGCCACTGAAACTCTTCTCCATAGACAGGTGTTTCAGGAGGGAGCAGCGTGAGGATTCAAGCCACCTCATGACCTACCATTCAGCTTCATGTGTCTGGATGGATGATGAAGTTTCCCTTGATGTTGGTATGGCTGTTTCTGAGAGTCTTCTGGAACACTTTGGATTTGAGAAGTTCCGTTTCCAGCCAGATGAAAAGAAATCCAAGTACTACGTACCCGGCACACAGACAGAGGTTTACGGTTACCATCCCAAGCTCAGGGAGTGGGTTGAAGTTGCAACCTTTGGAATGTACTCACCCATAGCCCTTGCCAAGTACGGGATAGACAAGGACGTTATGAACCTGGGGGTTGGGGCTGAGAGAATAGCCATGATACTCCACAACCAGGCTGATGTACGTGAGATGGTTTATCCCCAGACCTATGGAAGCTGGAGTTTCACAGACAGGGAACTTGCAACCATGCTCAGGATAAACTACTACCCTGCAACAACGGATGGCAGGGCCCTCATGAACAGTATCCTGGAAACCTGGACTGAAAACGGTGATGCAGACTCCCCATGTGAATTCACAGTATTCAAGGGAGAATTCCTGGGCAAAGATATAGAGGTTGTGGCTGTGGAACCTGAATCTGGCACGAAGCTTCTTGGACCTGCATCAATGAACTCCATACATATCCAAGACGGCAACATCATTGGTGTTCCTGAAGGTGGAGATGTTCAGGATGAAGCTGCACTCAAAGCTGTGGAAAATGGAGTCAACACAAATATACGCTACATCAATGGACTTGCAGCCAATGCAGCTTATAAAATTGAGGAGATGGTTGTGAGCGGGGCTGAAGAAGTGAGTCTGAGAACCACCATATCAAGATCCATCTCCGATATAAATTTAAGACTTGATGAGGTTGCACTCAACTACATAACCGGCAAAAATAAGGTTATAGACGTTAGAGGACCTACCTTCTCGACTTTGAACTGTAAAATCATAGAATGA